The genomic stretch TCGCTTTTCTGAAGCAGCATGATTTTTATCTTAGACCAGCGTTGATCAGCAAGTAGATCTGACCAGTCTGGCATTTTCTACCTATAAACACCTTTTAGTCTGTGACGCAAAGCATGAGCAAGCAGTTGTCCTTTTAGCCTTAACTAGGATATATATATGGGTGAGGTAAAGATAAGTATGTACTGTACAAAACCTTTCTTGATTTACAGTAGAATTAGTAAGCATAGTTAGAATATGTCCAGTTCTTTGTGGACTTGAAACAATATGAAGTGTGCATTTGTAGCATTAAATAGAAACatcatgtttttgcttttgtgtctttaaaataaattttttttaaaaaagaaaaaaaaaaaaaaaaaaaaaaaagtgggtcTCTCTTTCAAACCGTCACTGCGTTCCTCAGGTCCCACAGGAAAAGCTCCAGATTAAATCACTTCCTCTTTCATTGTGATACTACAGTGGCCAGAGTGCTCTGTGTCGGTATAACAGGctgtttctgtcacacacacaagtttaaGAGGACCTGCCCTGTCAACATGAAGTTTTAAGTGAATCTTTTAGAACAGAAGAGTGGAGCTGATTCTCTCATCCAGCTCTGAGTAAATAAGCACATTATTTCCCAATAATTGATCTATTCCTTCAAGATTCTGTCATGAGAGGTTGACATTCTCATATTCGCCGTGATCCGAGTCCTCCAGCTCGATACCTGGCACCAGGCTGTAGTATTCAGTGGACTGGGTCAGGTAAGCCTTCTCCCTGTCTGCTGAGTCCTTCATCACTTCTGTCACACTCACTGTGTCCAGCTCCGTCTTACTGGCCCCATCAGGCTCCTGGGAGCCCTGCCTCCCCTCTGTGGAGCTGGAACTATGTGAGGAGGCTTGGGGAAGAGACTCCACTGAGCCCAGCTTGATCTCTACTTCTTCATAGATGTCTCTGGTGCTGCCCAAGAGGGTGGATGCCGGGCGTAGGAGCAGCTGGTTCTTCAGGATCCCCTCACTTCCACAGTTTTCAGCTTTATTTggctcagcagctgcaggtggtTGCCTGCTGCGATGTTTCTGGCCGTTGGAGCTGGAAGCCCTCTTCTTTGAGGAGCTGAACACAGCTGCttccttcttgttcttcttcctcCCACAGAACCAGCAGACAACTAAGGtagagaggatgaggagggggaGCACGATGAAGAGTGCAGTGAGGCCAGTTGGGCGGCACACATCTCTTAGCCTAATGGACCACACAGTCATGCCAGCCAGGTGACTGGGAGAGACACAGGTTAAGTTTCCCACCAGATCCTGCAGTTTCTTGGTCCTGTTAACCTTCCTGCCTTCTTCTAGACCTTCCAGTAAAAAACAGGAGCAGTCCCAGGGGTTCCCATCCAGCTCCAGCATTTGTAGACTGGTCATCTGTAGCACGGAGCTGGGGAGGAACTGTAGCTGGTTTCCCTGAAGATAGAGCTTCTGTAGGCTGTCTGAGTCCTGGAGGAACCTCTCCGGAAGCTCCTGAAGCAGGTTCTTGCTCAGATCCACCTCCAGTAGGCTGGCTTGACTGGCCAAAAATTCCTTTGGTAACATTTGTAGTCTGTTGTGATTCAGGTAAACCTTCTGCAGTGTAGAGGTCTCTTTGCCTGTCATATCAACAAAACTGATGTTGCAGTTGGAGAGATCcagtgtctgtatgtttgtctCATTGGTAAACACAGACCAGTGCACATGGCTGAAAGCAGAGCCAGAGTAGTTCAGGCAACAGACACCAGCAGGAACCTCAGAGGGAAACTGGGACAAAATGGTGGCTGCTGGACACATACATCCACCCACAAGCCCCGTCTGCACCAGCAAGGTGACTAATGTGACAAACAACAGGAGATCCCACTGGCAAACCATGTCTGAAATAGAAAATACAGCAAAGTAAAGTCAAACATCTCATGATCTGTATTCCCTACTTCACTACCTGAGTGGATCCGCTTTATTTAGGCTGACAGAGGTGTAAATTGGCTTGTAAAACCTAGCAAACTCTCTGAAGACCCGTGGTTGCTGTGTGGATCCCAGGAGTTGGTATGGTGACACAGGTCACTGGGGATCAGGAGTCCAGTGTTTGGCTGTGGGAGAGGAAACAAATGCTACTATGACTTTCACGTGAAGCTGGTGCCGTTAATTGGCAAATGGGAGGTATGCAAACATTACTCAAAGGTACAGCTGCAGTCAAGCAGGTCTTCTGTTCAGCAGAGATCCTACTCGACACACAAAGTTGTACATGACTGAGTTTAAGTCAGAGTCCTTGAGCCATCTGGAAACCAATCCTAACCCTGCCTAACAAAATTCAATACAACCAGCGATCTCACTGTGTCTTTAACTAGTACAGGCTAGAATAACGTTTTATTGTTACCCACAGAGGAAATGTTTCTGTAGATCTAGAAAATATATAGAACAGATGTGAGTCTAAAACACAATAGTGTTGTGAGGATACAAGTAAAATGCTTAAGATACAGGATATTATTAGTTATATTATCCTATATTAGGTTATTGGATATATAattaaacactgaataaaataatGTGAAGCATCAACaccaaaaaataatattaatattgtttataaaaatatacatgaacAATATCTGTGAAGTACTAGTAGTTGTAGGACATTGTAATTTGTATGACCAGCAATATATCAAACATTTCAAAGATTAAAACATGAACTTATGTCTTTTTGCATTAAGACAGTGACACGGTTGGAAAGTCTGGCATGCTAGCTAACCAGCTAACCAGCTAACCAGCTAACGTGGACCACTAAGGGCTAATGTATGGACTAGCTTGGAAtgtgaggttgtttttatgTGCCTGGGCCAATTTgtgtaaaaaacacacagggcaAAACAGGCAACTCCAAAACACAAAgtcacagtaaaaacagcacaaatgacGGTTCTGAAGGTTCCCAAAATAACATGAAACTGGTTCATTTCACTGTAATTCATGCAGCAGAAATTACCCCTTTGTGACTACTTTAATCTGGGACTTCATGCCTGACATGTGTGTAGTTTTCAGATGACACAACGTTCAGGAAACCCTTTAATTGCTGGCCGCCTCCTGTAACTTCATGACGCTGTCTGAAAATAAAGGCACATGTGGGCGACGTAAACAAGGCTGTTTCTCCAAGGGACTACACGTGAAGCAGGaagggacagacagagagggacagTCAGTGTGTCTGGTAGTGATATCAGACTTCCCACCCACCACAACAGAGCTGGGAGCTGCTTTACAGTGAGGAGGCAACTACCATCCCAGCAACACGTCCAATTTATCAGCAGTGGAGGGTTTAAGAGGACCACATTTGTCAGAGCAACTTTGCCAAGGTTAAGTTAGAAAGTACTGAGAAACACTGACAGTAGTAAAAACAGAGAATAACACAAGAGATTGTAATTTTATAGCAACTAGAAAGAGTCAAAGACCAAAACCATTGTCCACAGTGCAGTGAACAGAAGACCATCTTCTCCACCATCAGTCGTTCCTCTCCCTGAACCTCAACA from Mastacembelus armatus chromosome 17, fMasArm1.2, whole genome shotgun sequence encodes the following:
- the LOC113133760 gene encoding SLIT and NTRK-like protein 5, producing the protein MVCQWDLLLFVTLVTLLVQTGLVGGCMCPAATILSQFPSEVPAGVCCLNYSGSAFSHVHWSVFTNETNIQTLDLSNCNISFVDMTGKETSTLQKVYLNHNRLQMLPKEFLASQASLLEVDLSKNLLQELPERFLQDSDSLQKLYLQGNQLQFLPSSVLQMTSLQMLELDGNPWDCSCFLLEGLEEGRKVNRTKKLQDLVGNLTCVSPSHLAGMTVWSIRLRDVCRPTGLTALFIVLPLLILSTLVVCWFCGRKKNKKEAAVFSSSKKRASSSNGQKHRSRQPPAAAEPNKAENCGSEGILKNQLLLRPASTLLGSTRDIYEEVEIKLGSVESLPQASSHSSSSTEGRQGSQEPDGASKTELDTVSVTEVMKDSADREKAYLTQSTEYYSLVPGIELEDSDHGEYENVNLS